In one window of Pieris brassicae chromosome 10, ilPieBrab1.1, whole genome shotgun sequence DNA:
- the LOC123715375 gene encoding uncharacterized protein LOC123715375: MNSLLLFFVQCVLLKESLGMPAGNGYQPYGMNDGKLPYPQNSYSPIVNEGINDMYIGHNGNNYGNNLLENPASNLVHGMQNPAINNIQVSPVISEVVPSLQYGDINMAGELPIGGTIKVSGCFPVYGMVAVDGNVPSSGSAVVAESFGNQVMDVVSKCASQYFSS; the protein is encoded by the exons atgaatagcTTGCTATTATTCTTCGTACAATgcgtattattaaaa gaaTCACTTGGAATGCCTGCAGGAAATGGTTACCAACCATATGGTATGAATGATGGTAAATTACCATATCCGCAAAACAGTTATAGTCCAATTGTAAATGAAGGTATAAACGATATGTATATAGGCCATAATGGAAATAATTACGGGAACAACTTACTAGAAAATCCAGCTAGTAATTTAGTTCATGGTATGCAAAATCCAGCAATTAATAACATCCAAGTATCGCCTGTTATATCGGAGGTGGTGCCTTCGTTACAGTATGGTGATATCAATATGGCTGGCGAGTTGCCAATTGGTGGGACTATAAAAGTATCTGGATGTTTTCCCGTGTATGGTATGGTTGCTGTAGATGGTAATGTGCCTTCGTCCGGCTCGGCGGTCGTTGCTGAATCCTTTGGTAATCAAGTCATGGACGTAGTATCGAAATGTGCCAGTCAATATTTTAGTAGTTAG
- the LOC123715383 gene encoding uncharacterized protein LOC123715383, producing MSTGIFICLTVLVIQNVTAQFRVPELSPQTVPTLQNQNLQNLWSLGPLSSPTSRMKLVSQRHRYIIKKPQKKINKRQLMAELFKQSAIKNIQDAASICNRKKKSVNLNNIDVNIPLIGNDVGLNTDVYNFKYL from the exons ATGTCTACGGGAATTTTTATCTGCTTAACAGTTTTAGTTATACAA aACGTAACAGCTCAATTTAGAGTCCCAGAACTATCACCACAGACAGTACCAACATTACAGAATCAAAACTTACAAAATCTTTGGTCATTGGGGCCTCTATCATCTCCCACATCTAGAATGAAGTTGGTGTCGCAACGTCATCggtatatcattaaaaaaccccaaaagaaaattaataagcgCCAGTTAATGGCTGAATTATTCAAGCAATCagccattaaaaatatacaagatGCTGCCAGTATTTGTAATAGAAAAAAGAAgtctgtaaatttaaataatattgatgtCAACATTCCTTTGATTGGAAACGATGTCGGTCTCAATACTGatgtatataatttcaaatacttatag
- the LOC123715146 gene encoding uncharacterized protein LOC123715146 codes for MFSKALAIFVSVMLIQSITGQSIGVYSPAGLGNPAANAVANTAVAAEAAAVAGNNMAYANAYPANVYNPSAYAPNAYPPCYGNYANPMVEEMPIGPNIPGLTYGLTLADLAASNGGGLRVMSSSPIAPTGITVQSDNIAIEGPLAVSGQLPFLGVVALEGPLPASGQGAVAYGCGNGNVGIVSEGVNEPAAMANPNAYANANAYANQNAYGNPNAYANQNAYAKASAYANAYGNGLGYNGYPAGFNAPTGAVY; via the exons ATGTTTTCCAAGGCACTTGCTATTTTCGTCTCGGTGATGTTAATTCAG aGTATCACCGGCCAAAGCATAGGGGTATATAGCCCCGCTGGTCTTGGAAATCCTGCAGCTAATGCCGTAGCCAATACTGCGGTTGCAGCGGAAGCTGCTGCCGTAGCTGGTAACAACATGGCATATGCAAATGCTTACCCTGCCAATGTCTACAACCCTAGTGCCTATGCTCCAAATGCCTATCCACCATGCTATGGTAATTATGCCAATCCTATGGTTGAAGAAATGCCAATCGGACCTAATATTCCAGGACTTACATATGGTTTGACATTAGCTGATTTAGCTGCATCTAACGGTGGAGGTCTACGAGTTATGAGCTCTTCTCCTATTGCACCAACTGGCATAACTGTTCAATCAGACAATATTGCTATCGAAGGGCCGTTAGCGGTTTCTGGGCAATTACCATTTTTGGGGGTCGTGGCATTGGAAGGTCCTTTGCCGGCGTCAGGACAGGGTGCGGTGGCTTATGGATGTGGAAATGGAAATGTCGGAATCGTTAGTGAAGGTGTTAATGAACCCGCTGCGATGGCTAATCCAAACGCGTATGCCAATGCAAACGCATATGCTAATCAAAACGCGTATGGCAACCCAAACGCATATGCTAATCAAAACGCGTATGCTAAAGCAAGTGCATATGCTAATGCATATGGGAACGGGCTGGGCTACAACGGCTATCCAGCAGGTTTTAATGCACCAACTGGTGCAGTATACTAG
- the LOC123715332 gene encoding chorion class CB protein M5H4-like, translating to MFKMSKIVIFCLCTMLIKTITGQVIRNPLCVDAMAYANPMANIAYGAEYANPWYDNYGLNLATLAANGCGFSVQSSSPITPNGVSILSENMVIEGPLAVNGQMPFLGTIGVEGSLPASGAGVVSYGCGNGNVGITNEAIPSYSLANQYNMASMAPALAGMAPNMAGMAMKNAMYGMGGLY from the exons atgtttaaaatgagtaaaatcgtaatattttgtctttgtACCATGCTCATCAAG ACAATTACTGGCCAAGTCATTCGCAATCCTCTTTGCGTAGATGCAATGGCATATGCTAATCCAATGGCTAATATAGCATACGGTGCAGAATATGCCAATCCGTGGTATGACAACTATGGGCTCAACTTAGCTACTCTGGCAGCTAATGGATGTGGCTTTTCAGTCCAATCTAGTTCACCAATCACACCAAACGGTGTTTCAATTCTGTCAGAAAACATGGTTATAGAGGGTCCATTGGCTGTTAACGGACAGATGCCTTTCTTGGGGACGATCGGTGTGGAAGGATCTTTGCCAGCGTCAGGAGCTGGTGTTGTATCTTACGGTTGTGGTAACGGTAATGTTGGCATAACGAATGAGGCTATCCCTAGTTATAGTCTGGCAAACCAATATAACATGGCCAGCATGGCACCCGCCTTGGCAGGTATGGCCCCAAATATGGCTGGGATGGCCATGAAAAATGCTATGTATGGAATGGGCGGCTTATATTAG